A genomic segment from Neodiprion lecontei isolate iyNeoLeco1 chromosome 1, iyNeoLeco1.1, whole genome shotgun sequence encodes:
- the LOC107227028 gene encoding methionine--tRNA ligase, mitochondrial, with translation MALVLFRAGRRLTLTGVARNITIKESARGSRRSIMTSERKLEKALDELKTNPYFEKYAEKISKLQETSPEEFLKKIAEKEKKLRVDKEKREQARKFQQASQAKPSLPGINVGLQKKDARLNDVMKVELIEGKSRDEIIQIWQEYHRQKDCISGAMSAQQYKKLFERGKEYPTFLLPLPRSEGYEFILSQFYDTEIHMTPLLWYQVHKENAPECLSMTHYAELAETKDLVLMRGEFDTKSINVQEAQCLVNELQLYYATDDSDRLRMLEKFTKKPDDFKHMDLIANLETISLVPTSEAVNTSHVNLKCEKMTSPLIQKLLVLNLNKTWKQRLNRHYSKVTSSNFYVTTPIFYVNAGPHIGHLYSAILADSLARYKSMLGYSVQLSTGTDEHGNKVMRAAEASKLPTEQYCKQISQHFKDMCHSFDVGYTEYIRTTEPRHSKALHHFWNVLKENGHIYSGKYSGWYCVADEAFLTTLQLKDIKDSEGKTIKVSIESSHPVEWVEEDNYKFGLSAFQDDLKHWLQDDSVVRPAKFHKILSDWIEEGACLEDLSISRPINRAPWGVPVPEDESQSIYVWLDALVNYLTALGYPEKSYKKFWPPEMQVIGKDILKFHGVYWPAFLMAAGLEPPRSILCHSHWTVDSQKMSKSKGNVISPFDAADFLTADGLRYFLLREAVPYSDANYSKTKAINVVNSELADTFGNLLSRCTGSIINPGKEIPHPAIYVKELQTEAAKSLMISLQSLRTEAQISYEKCNLHHVVDSVMTTLHLANQMVEHHKPWILRKQTDDESKTKLMGTISLALESIRICGLILYPIVPKLSETVLNLLNVPKSKRTWEETVPAFLSDEGSNLGTLATDKPILFKRIMNSEG, from the exons ATGGCATTAGTTCTGTTTCGCGCGGGACGAAGGCTGACTCTGACCGGTGTCGCAAGGAATATCACGATTAAAGAATCAGCAAGGGGGTCGAGAAGATCGATCATGACTTCTGAACGAAAGCTAGAAAAGGCTTTAGACGAGTTGAAGACGAATCCCTATTTTGAAAAGTATGCCGAGAAAATATCTAAGCTGCAAGAAACAAGCCCCGaagaatttctgaaaaaaattgcggagaaagagaagaagttACGAGTCGATAAAGAAAAACGTGAGCAAGCGCGAAAGTTTCAGCAAGCTTCTCAGGCAAAACCGTCTCTACCAGGCATCAATGTTGGCTTGCAAAAAAAAGATGCTCGTCTTAATGATGTTATGAAGGTTGAGCTGATAGAGGGAAAAAGCAGAGACGAGATTATTCAAATATGGCAGGAATATCACAGACAAAAAGACTGCATATCGGGAGCGATGTCTGCGCAACAATACAAGAAACTCTTTGAGCGCGGGAAAGAATATCCTACATTTTTGCTCCCCTTGCCTCGTTCAGAAGGGTACGAATTTATCCTTTCTCAATTTTACGATACCGAGATACACATGACTCCGTTATTATGGTATCAAGTTCACAAAGAAAATGCTCCAGAGTGTCTCTCAATGACGCATTACGCCGAACTTGCAGAGACAAAAGATCTAGTGTTGATGAGAGGAGAATTTGACACAAAATCAATAAACGTCCAAGAAGCTCAGTGCTTGGTAAATGAATTGCAGCTGTATTATGCTACCGATGATTCTGATCGGCTAAGaatgttggaaaaattcactAAGAAACCTGACGATTTCAAGCATATGGATTTAATAGCAAATTTAGAAACGATTTCGCTTGTTCCCACCTCTGAAGCAGTTAATACTAGT CACGTAAACTTAAAGTGTGAGAAAATGACGAGTCCGttgatacaaaaattattagtacttaatttgaataaaacatgGAAGCAAAGATTAAACAGACATTATTCGAAAGTAACCTCATCGAACTTTTACGTGACAACACCAATATTCTACGTAAATGCCG GACCTCACATAGGCCACCTTTACAGTGCTATATTAGCCGACTCGTTGGCCAGATATAAGTCGATGCTTGGGTACTCTGTGCAGCTAAGTACTGGCACAGATGAGCATGGAAATAAAGTAATGCGAGCTGCTGAGGCGTCAAAACTTCCTACTGAACAATATTGTAAACAGATATCGCAGCATTTTAAAGATATGTGCCACTCATTCGACGTTGGTTATACAGAATACATCAGAACGACAGAGCCACGTCATTCAAAAGCTTTACATCATTTTTGG AACGTGTTGAAGGAGAATGGCCACATTTATTCTGGAAAATACTCAGGGTGGTATTGTGTAGCAGATGAAGCATTTTTAACTACCTTGCAATTAAAAGATATCAAAGATAGTGAAGGGAAAACTATAAAAGTCTCAATTGAGTCTAGCCATCCAGTCGAATGGGTTGAGGAAGATAATTACAAGTTTGGGCTCAGTGCATTTCAAGACGATTTGAAACATTGGCTCCAGGATG ATAGCGTAGTCCGACCGGCAAAGTTCCATAAGATTTTGTCAGACTGGATTGAAGAGGGTGCTTGTTTGGAAGACCTTAGTATTTCCAGGCCAATTAATAGGGCACCATGGGGTGTTCCAGTTCCTGAGGATGAATCACAGAGTATATATGTGTGGTTAGATGCTTtggtaaattatttaacaGCCCTTGGATACCCTGAGAAAAGTTATAAGAAATTTTGGCCTCCTGAAATGCAG GTCATTGGGAAAGATATTCTCAAATTCCATGGAGTATATTGGCCAGCGTTTTTGATGGCTGCAGGTCTTGAACCACCGCGAAGTATATTATGCCACTCGCATTGGACTGTTGATAGTCAGAAAATGTCCAAATCAAAGGGTAATGTCATTTCACCATTTGATGCGGCAGATTTTCTCACAGCAGATGGTCTACGATATTTCCTCTTGAGAGAAGCCGTACCATATAGTGATGCAA ATTATAGCAAAACCAAAGCAATCAATGTGGTTAATTCTGAGTTAGCAGACACTTTCGGAAATTTGTTGAGTCGATGTACGGGAAGTATCATCAATCCTGGCAAGGAGATTCCGCACCCAGCAATATATGTGAAAGAGCTCCAAACGGAAGCAGCCAAAAGTCTGATGATCTCATTACAGTCTTTGCGTACAGAGGCACAAATTAGCTATGAAAAATGTAACCTTCATCATGTTGTTGACTCAGTTATGACTACGTTACACCTAGCCAATCAAATGGTTGAACACCACAAGCCTTGGATACTTAGGAAGCAAACTGATGATGAATCGAAGACTAAATTGATGGGCACTATATCATTGGCTTTGGAGAGTATTAGAATATGCGGTTTGATTTTATATCCTATTGTACCTAAATTAAGTGAAACCGTATTAAACCTACTTAATGTACCTAAAAGTAAGAGAACATGGGAGGAGACAGTTCCAGCGTTTCTCAGTGATGAGGGATCGAACTTAGGAACATTGGCCACTGATAAACCCATACTATTTAAGAGGATAATGAATTCAGAAGGGTGA